The DNA window CACCAGAGAGGAGGATTTTATCACCCCCTTTTTGTTATCTTCTAACCAAATGTCTACACGGCCTTGGTCCGTTTCCCCTCGAAACCACCCTTCCTTACCCAGCCTACGGCTCTCTGAACCTTTCCACAGAAGCCCTCGCGGCCGAGGTCTGTTCCAGGTGAGCGTGAGGCCCCAACCAGTctggcctcctgccctcccccttcctacctcctcttccccctcttcctggTACTGGTCATCCACATTGTCCTCCTGCTGGTCTGGATTTCCTGCCATCTGTTGAAACAAAAGGGGAGGCAGTGTTCAGGTTACAGAACACTGGAAATGGGCTGTCCAGTCCTCTGGGACAAAGAACAGGCCATGAACAGTACACTTTCAATGCATCAGTGGCCAGGAAATGATGACTAACCATTCTCAACACAAAGCCCAGGATGCTCATCACCCACTCTCTCTGAGGGTGGGCATTTCACATGATGACCCCCCAAAAAGCCCAAAGAGGTGAACCTCCTGTCCATGAGGTTATGGCTACCCTTTGGCATAAAAGCAGGCATTTGTTAAAATACCCGAGTTAAAACCACCCTCCATCGTGGCATCCGCTTACCACCAAATGCTCCTCCACTTCTGCGTTCCCTTGCTTTTGGTGACTTTGTTTCTGCTCTTCATTTTCATCTGGCAAGTTTTCTTCCCTCACTTGCCCGGCTTCCTCAAATTCATCCTCCCCTTGATTATTAGGGTCGTCTGCTGGGTTTATATCCTCTACAGCTGCCCTCTGTAAAATTTGAATGAAAAGCAACCACCACTTCAAATTCCAGGATCAAGTTTAATGTCATTTGAAAGGCCAGACACTGGCAGAAAATGAAATTGTCCTTCACCAGATTGTTCAGATCTATCCTTGCCAAGACTCACAAGTATTCATCCCACTGTCTAAAGATAAAGCCTCTGCTTTATTTGTCAGAGGCTGATGCATCAGAATTAAGTTCAAATAGCATTTCTTTCCTGCAAGCGATTCCAAAATAGTTCTCAAAACTCTAATATCACAAGTAATATGAACATAACTAGATGACAAGACAAACAGTTAATGAAAGCCAAAGGACCAAGTAGGAGAAATAATTCAAATGAGAGATTTAGACAGGCAAATGGTAACTTCTTTCACTGGTATGTTGATTTTTTGACAGATGAGTTATCCTTTGCAAAACCAGCTGTTACATGTAAATGAGTAAAAAGCAGCTGAGGAGAGAGGAAGCCCACACcagaaaggacccaagaagaGGGCCCACGAGGAGACAAGAGGAGGCTAATTCACGAGTAGATGATCACGTTCTAGTGTGGCTCACATTTCTTTATAATGAACGCTACCGTGAAGCGGAGAGAGGCTGCACTGGCAAGAGACAGGAGAAAAGGGACTGGGCTAACCCAGCCTCCggcaatatattttgaaaaatccctccccctccccgccccacctctCAAGTAGTAGTTCTGTTATTGTGTTCAGTGAATGCCCTTCACATGATCAACTTTAGAATTATCTGGATGTCCCACTTATGCTCCCAAAGCACCTTTCAAAATAATACGTGCCCGGGCTTCcgtgatggtgcagtggttaagagtccgcctgccgatgcaggggacacgggttcatgccccggtccgggaagatcccacatgccatggagcggctgggcccgtgagccatggccgctgagcctgcgcgtccggagcctgtgctccgcaatgggagaggccacaaccgtgagaggcccgcgtaccgcaaaaaaaaaaaaaaaaatacatgcccTCATAAAGATTCAGATTTTAGAGCCTGAGCCGGACAGAAATGGCGATGCTTGTAAGAGCTTCCCTGATCACACCGGGGTCATCAATAGGGCACTTCACTGAAGCAGCAAATGCTTCCCAGAGACGGTGAAGCCTCAGAGTGAGATTTAGTCTCCAGACCACAAAATTCTACTTCAATTCACCTCAGAGCCTTGACCATGTACAAGAGCTCGCTGCAGTCTCAGCTGAGGTATTATCTGCACATCCCTGGCTATGTACATTGTTCAAGAGCAAAATGACACTTTTCTTGGGAATATAGAGTGACAAATCATAATCTTCACATTAAACTCCAGTTACTCCACAATCTTGTTATATGGATCACTTTTTGTATGTTATCAATAAACCGTGTGGAAATATAGGAAAAATGTAAcacattttcttcagaaaaaaagtaCAAGATGTCTTTTGCAAAAGTACGTGAAAATGTACACATTAGTTCTAACTCTAACCAAGTAGTAAAAAAAGGTTTAATAGGCACGGTTGTTACATTCAAAAAATAGTTAGATGATCAATTaaatctcagtaaagctggacaaaaatgtttttactttaaaaataaatggataaagtatAAGACAAAGAGAGGGACAAGCAGGCTAATAATTTCTAATTAAGAGAAGGTATGGTAGAAAGGCCAGCGTTTCCCAGCGTGTTATCTAGAGCAAGTCAACTGATGAAAGGAGAGTAAAGGATTATGCAGTCAGGTAAGCAATCGAAACACACAGCGTTTCCCAAAGTCAGTGACTGGAATACCCACCCTTCCTCCGTCCCCTCCATTGCTCTCAGGACGCTCTCAGGCGTTTGCACACTTGCTTTCTTGCTCTCTCATGGACACTCTCTTGCTCTTTCACATCCTCTGTCTCTCACACTCTCCTGCTATCTATAGCTCTTGCTCTTTCCTGAAAATATTTCAGGGCTAGGGTTCCCTGGAGCATACTCTGAGAAATGCCAGTTCAGGGGCTGGTGGGTAAATGTGTTCTGCCACCTCTCAGTGTAAGTTACGTGCAAAAGCTGTTTCCATCAGGGCAGCTTCAAGCATCTATCAGGAAGACCTTCTCAATGTTTATCAAGGAAGAATATGTACAGGGCCCATAGGATAGCACAGACTGAATTTTATTAACATGGTGGTGGATTTCCTAGATGACAGGAGAGCTAGGATTTTACACTGTGAAAATCATCTACACAGAAGCATAAGGACACACTCATTTGCAGGCAAGGCCAAGGCCCCAGACCACCCAACTGAATTGGGAGTCTTGGTCCTTTCTGAGTAAACAAAAAGAACATTTCTGGTTACTGTATCTCTACCTGctaatattctaatttttctataGCATCATGGTGtctgggaaatttttttctttcatttctcaagCCTCACATTCTTATCtgtgtatttattaaaatagtcACTGGGCTGTTGGGAGATTACAGAGAGTCACATGACACACATTCACACCCTAGTAGACTGCTCAACATGCTCCATAGTGGTTAATCTCCTTTCTCTGGTTCTCTCTCCAACTCccacacttgcttttttttttttttttttttttcatctttcagaaCTACTACATATTTCAATGCCTCTTTTTTGCTTGTCTATTTTAATTTGACTAATCTAAAAGTCCCCAGAGGGAAATTCCTTGGATGTTTTCCCAGAGCAACCTTTAAcccattctcatcacacacacaccccatggtTTACAGTTAACAACATCGCTCATATCATATAGTTGTGTAAGCCACCTTCCTTCTGTGCTGATGAAATAACAGACATATCTGGAGCCACAGTCACAGTGTCAGGTAAACCTTCACGTTTCCTTTCTGCCTTGTGAGTTCCCAAGTGTCACGACCGGAAGAGAGGACACTTACATCTGCCTCGGATTCTGGGTCAGCTTCGTGGGGCCCTTGTTCTTGAAGCTCATGTCCATTTTCTGGGTCTTCTTCTGCCTCGTCTTGGTGCTGGTTGTCTCTCTCATAGGCTAGCAAATCAAAGGAAATGATATCAGCCCAAACAAACCAGACAGGATTCTCCCTTTCAAAGCAAAGCAACGTCACCAGCGGGCTTTCCTGCAGACCACTTCACCCACTCTCTCCTCCTGCTAGGTTAGCTCAACATAAGGTATATGTTTTAGCTTTTCTGGAAAAGTTATGCCCTTTCCCCAGGCCTTGTGTCTACAGAGATAGTGTGGAAAGGCCTTGTGTCTACAGAGACAGTGTGGGTTAAGTGACACCAGTCTAACTCTCCAAAAACAAATGTTTACAACAAAAGTGGCAATTTTCCCTCATTACGCCAAAAACAATGATCAAAACTTTCTTGATAAAATAAAGCCCAGTCAATTTGGACATCGCTAAAATTATCAACTAATTTTTGGTAATGTCAGAGAAAATGGCAAGGCACTGAAAGAAGAAACTGATGCTATttcaggaaaggaaggaaataacaaccTCATTTGTGGAGctaaaaaaacaaattcagcCCGTCGTCCTGTGTTCTCTGAGGTGGCGGTAATGATGATGCCACAAGCATTGCATGTTtatactcacacacacatttACTTGCTACGTTTTGAAAGAAATCATTTCAATTAAGAGAATTTATTGATAAGAGCACACAAAGAGAGGAACAAATAACTTCTTTCGGTAAGATGCAAGAGGAAAGTTTAAGTATAGGGAGAGTATTCAGCCTGCAGAAAATAAAGACGCAGGTGACTTTCCAACAGGTTTCAAGTGCACCAAGGGATCcattaaataaaagagagaacAAATGGTTCTCTAGTCTTACTGATAATGGAACAAAAAAGCTTAAAGTGCTGCATGGGGGGACATAAGGAAAACAATTTCTTGACTATAAGGGCTATAAAATATCAGAACAGGCTGTAGAGGGAGTTTGGGTAATCACTTTCCTTTAGATTCTTTAGGAAAGGATACAAAGCTAAGTGTTAGTGTTGCCAGGGAAACGGTTACTGTCTAGTCCTATTATCACAGTAAGCGGTATTTGATAAATGACACATAGATGTGCCCTGCAAATGAAAGCTACTATTGACTTAATTTGAAAAACTTTCAAGGCAATAATCTAAATACCTCCAAGgtaagaagaaaatgtagaagtTTCCCAAAGTATAATAGTCCTATGACAATGTGTTAGAAATAAGTATTTAGCATACAAAAAGCTTAAACTACCATTTCCTCTCTAAAATGTCAGAGAACAAACATTATGTTGCGTGATTTAGGCTACCAATGTGAACTGTTTGGGAGGATTAAGAAAAGCATACCAACAATAACAAAAGACAGATGGTAGTACGTACAGGTATCCTCCACTTTTTGAAAGTTCGTTTTACATCACTTCACTTTTActaaagacctacattagtacctgttttggGTAACGGAAAGAATTCGGAAGAGGATTTCCAATTTTATGGGAAAAGGTGAAAAGCAAAAATAGCGACTAGTGTTGGTTCTGCAGCGAGAGAGAGAGTCTCTGCTCTGCGCCCAGAGCAGGGCAGTGAGAGTGGCATCGTCCATCCAGCTCCTTCCCCAGGACCTACACTCAGCGGCTCAGCATCAGCCCCCAGAGCTCTGAACTGTgcctgtgagcatctgtgctttacctCGATTTGCTCTGTGTATCccttagcaagatgtgtcctatggtaattgcttctttgctttacacCACTTCAGTTTACAAAAGGTTTCACAGGAACGCTCTGCTTTCAGAGAGCGGGAGAAACATGTATGCAGATACACATTTAACTCTGAGTTGATATTATATATTACCAAGCAGTTTTATTACAACATCCATCATCTAAGAAGCTCaccacctccttcctcttcctggatGCCCTGGTCCTCTGCTCCCTGAACAATATCATTATCTACAGCATCATAACGAGCTTGCTGCCTGCAAGGGAAACAAACAATCATCACCTCAGGGACACAAATTAAGTAGCACAGTTTGACATAAGCCATTTATCTTTAAAGAGAGCTATCAATGAATTTTTCGACACTTTTTGAAAAgccataaaaatatttcttaaacttaTCCAATTAGGTTTAATAAAGATTCTAGATACACTTTCAAAACATGccttataaaagataaaatacctttcaaatgataaaataaaatgaagttagcACAAAACCTGATAGGTTATTTTGAGACATACACTGTCATTTTtaagcagggggaaaaaatgttgaTTATTCTGAAAATTCAATGTTTGGAATGTAGTTTTCAGGTAGTGGTTCTGCCTCAGCTACATGAGCAACAGGAGCCCCTCAAGTTCACGGGTAACAAATATAGGAAGCCATCTCTATCCTGCTTGTGAACGCCAGAGGCGGGCTGCCTAGGCCCATCAGGAGGCTACCGTGTCTGCTCCAGGCGCTGCGGCCGGCCCTCGGCGAGCCCAGCCTGCCTCTGCTGGGCCGTCTCCCTGGCAAGGAGCTGCGGCTGGTGCTGGTGCAGCAAGGGCCCCTGCAGCCTCTGCTGGGGCGGGGCCTCATGGCGCTCCTTCAGCCGCTGGACCTCCTCCACCCGCCGCgctgccagcctctgctgctccTCATACGGCAACTGGAATTTGGCGACCGGCTTGCCCGAAGGATACACCTGCGGAACAGAGAGTCGCTGCAGAGCAAGAGCTCTCGGGTCCCCTGGGTCCTCCCTTCGTCCCTTTCGCACAACACGCGTAGAAGGCGGGGCTGGTTTGTGAACACCTGTCAGGTCAACTGTCATAATGGTCCAAAGCCACCCGTGGCTGGACTCCACTCCTGTCTCCCAACCTCTGAATCACCCTTGGCTTCTTTCAGCAACTGGTCTTCTCCACTTGTTGGCATTAAGGCAGATTTTTAATGTGCTCCCTCTCAAATGGAGGAGGACGCAACAGAAGAAATGTTTCAACCCTAAATAAATTTATGCTCAGAAGGCTCTGGTATATGTGGGCATGTAATAACCTCAGACTAAATGGGGCGATTTGTGAGCTGAGGCTGAGGCCAAGGCTTTTCCATGAAGCGCTGAAGACCTAGGAAAGCTAATTAACTCTCGCAACGCATATACTAATCTCCGGCTAAGCGGAGCCAAAAGAAGTCAAATTTCAGATTAGGGTGGAAAAGCAGAGAACCGTTTTTcttcaaagaaaccaaaaatggATGAGAAGAGAGAACTTTCTGATTAAAGGAAAACCTGATACAGGAATTCTTAAACTCTGCTTCCATTAAGCTGTCTACCACTCCCTCCTCCACGCCCCCTCCGCCAACTAATACAAGTCCACACAGTTCTCACCAAAGGAAAGAGGGTGCATGGTTGAGGGAAATTAAATCTAGTGGGGAATTACCTTTGAGGAAAGCTATGAAGGACCCAAGACTGGGAGAGAGGCTTCTTCATGCCACCTTTGCAACAATTTAAGAGTGCACCCGCAAGGGCCTTCACACCTGCCCAGCCAAAGCCTCTAGCGGCTTGAAGTCTTGGAAAGTTTGAGGCCAAACAAAGCTTCAGAGCTATAAATAAAAGGTGATCAGCATCCATGTAAGGGCCAGGTAGCCTACCGTCAGGTATCACCTTTGAGGTTGCGTAAGGAAGGTACACCTGGCTGCATTCAGggttgctttcagttcttttaaaagtATCATTTATAACAATAATGGATGTTTTTATGAGTCTTACTTATGTGAGAGGGGAGTGCTCAGTGGTGGAGCCTGAGCAGAGACTGGTTAAACACACTCACTCACCTAGTGGCACGTCCTTAAGTCAGCTTTCTGATGACTTGCTAACCACCCTGAAGGTGAGCGTGCAAAAGCCAACATAGGATTTGACAGTAAGTGAACAGGGAGAAAAGTACCCTTGATCACAGAAAATGAGTCACTTCTCGGCCTCAAGATCCCACGGGGCTCGAGCACAGACTGGAAGGTGCGGGATGAGGTGCCCATCTACTCTCCTACTCTGTTAAAGGGGTGTGGCTGAGTCTCTCTCACTGCGCACTCTTGACAAAgacaatacatacacacacgcacagcaCCTTCTCTTTTCCCCAACCATCTTTCTGGGATAAGGTAGCTAGGCTACTAACATCACAATAGAACATTTAAATAGGTACATGTAACATTTAGCAAGatcaccccaattttattttatagactGTTATACATGAGGGCTTTTTCCCTaacacagctgacccttgaacagcgTGGGAGGCTGGGGCGCTGACCCTCCGTGCAGTGGAGAATCTTCTTACAACTTTCAGTCGGCCCCCTGTATACAGGGTTCCTCCATAGCCTCCCTCCCTATAGGGGCTCCTCTGGGCAGTTCCCCACATGCAGGTTCTACTAACCACGGATCTTGTCgtgtttactactgaaaaaatccCGGTATGAGTGGACCCGTGAGGTTCAAACCTGCcctgctcaagggtcaactgcacgTAGACACAAAGGCGCACCCCTTATCCCAGGCAACTGGCTGGACGACCTCATACCCCAGcgtgagcctgcgcttccagaagCCTGGCTTCCTTCCGCTCACGCCGCTCCGGCCACTCCCGACGCCGCTGCTCCTCCGGCGATGGGTCGTGCTCCTCCGCGAGGTGCTCAGCCTGCCCGACCTGCTCCATcgcctcctcctccagggcccTCCTGTGCTCCTCCTCCGCCGGCCGCCCCTCGGGCTCCCTGCGGCCCGCTTCTCGCCGGGTCAGTTCTGCGGGCGCCTGGAATCCTGCCTCCTTCTGGGTGGGAGGGTAAGGTTCTGTTTCCTCCGTTCTTCCAGGGACTGCTTCATGGTTCTGCCACACTTCGCTATCTCGGGACACCTAGGCCAAGCACATCACTGGAAATGACACTCTTCTATTTCGAAAGCAGTGATAGAATCTCTTTATTACCATGTCTACGGGGTTACAACATAAGCAAAATCCTGGAGTCTAGAAATATAGAGTCCTGACTGAAAAGTATGGCTGTAGTGGAGTCACTTAACTCTTCTCACTGTGTGATCTCACCTACAAAATAGAGACAACGTAAGCAAAACTTCATCGTGGAAAGAGTACCGTAAATAACCTACAAGTAAAGCTTATAAGTGACCACATCTTAGTAGACCCTACCCTCAAAAGCAGTCTAACTCCTGTTCTCCCTtagaataaaaagggaaaaacccTCATACTTCAAGTGATCAAATACTTACATAATTTTCTTCAAggtaaattttgttttcaataattatttgaaaagaaaaggatAAGATCAAATAGAGGATGAGCTAGCTTTGCTTTCTGTtagcaaatataaaaaaaagaatgccattaCTAATGGACACCCATGTTGGCTATAATAGTGCCCATTAAATCAGGTACAATTAAACATTTTTGACATATTAAAGTGGTATTTCTTTGTAAACCGGAGGAAGTCTTTTGTgagtattttatattattaatagaaaactgaagaaaaaaaaaaaagatgtgtcttTTCACAGAGAACTCCTCTTCTAAAACTGGTTGATTTAAATCAGTTTTCTCTGCAAGTTTCAGAGATTTCTATATGGTCTTCATTACTTAGAAAAGAGGGGCAAAAGAGAGATGGTATAATATCAATAGGAAAATGTGTCACTGTCCTTCCTCCCACCAACCTTCTTTAGCAGAAAGAATACTTTCTTTGGTCAGGTTGCTGTCCCATAATTGAAATAAATGTGAAGCCATGTTCTTAAATTAGCAGAAACATAACTTAGAAACTGAATTGTATGCATAAACAaataagccaaggaaaaaagtCCTTTCTCAGACATCTGAGGATGGCTTTTGGAGGTGTACATTTTACCAAGTCCTTGCATACCTGGCAAGTTTGAATTGATACTGCCCTGGCTTTACAGGAAATATTTCTCTGAAGGGCCCTAAGTGCTTTCCAACACCTGTCACTTACCTCCACAACATCCCCGTGAGAAAGGTTAGAGCAGATGACTATTATCTCCACCTCCAGATGGAAGAACTAAAAAGTCTGAGTCTTTAAAAGATTAATCCAGTAAACTGGTAGTTAAACTTAGAGAATAGAACCAATTTCCACACCAGGGCTCTGGTTGTGTTTTCTTAAGTTAGGAGCAACATAAGACCCAGACAAAGAACAAGCATCCAGGAGGATACAGAATCTGTCTGTGAAGGAATGCTTTGCTCAGACTGAAGATTCAAACAAAGTCCACTCACTTCAACTTACTTATTCCCATAAGGTGATAAGAAGGTGAGTTGGGGAAAGTCTTCTCGAACATTCACTGTTTAAAACGACTTTGTTGGGGGAAAGATAATCATACTTGCCATTTTTATTACAGGTGTGATTGCATAAATAACTCTGTAAGAATTAATCATATGGGCAACACCACTTTTGATGTTTCACTTGGGAGATATTCTTAAGCAACAAGGCTTAATTTTATGAAGAACAGGAATACAAAATATGGATTCTGTGACTGGCACTTATACTCTTGTAGTTTTATGCAGGCTATATAATACAAACTTTGACATATTTTGTATGGACCAAGTGCAGCACCAAGTTCAAATATATTATCAGCTTTAATACTTAAGTGGGCTGATTGTCATATAATATCCTCATGGTCATTTAACCTTCTCACTCTACCCCCAACACCCCCCCCGCAAAAAGAACCCCTAAAATATTCAGACATGACAGCTCCTTTCAAACAAATATACCCACATGAAGAAAGACAAAACTAGTTCAGTCTTTTCCAGGAAACAGAACAGCAGTTCCCAAAGTGTGCGTCCCCAGACCAGCCAAATCACCTAGAAATGCAAATCCTCAGGCCTCACCCCAAATTAACTGAACTGTAAACTGTGGGCTGGGGCCCAGTTATTCCTGTTTTAACAGCCCTGCTAGGGACTCTGATATATGCTAAAATGTGAGAACCGGTGTTCTGCAGTTAGAGCTGGCAATATTTAGAGCAGTTCACCTGAGGACAGCTTGACAGGGAAAGCGACCTGACCACAGATGACCAGTTCATGCCTCTTACCTCCCGAGGCTCTCCGGGTAACCTGTCCCTTGTTGCGCTGTCACCTTGTGGAGAATGTGCCACCTGGGTAACATTTTGCTGCTCTGTTTGTTCTGGTTTTCGAAAGCTTGGAATCCTATTCAGAGTATCTTTCAGTTGTTTATATTCTGCAACTTGAGTCTGCATACAAATTGCACAATTGGATGCAAATTGCACAATTTGAGGAGGGAAAAGGATATCATTCATAGACGGTTCACTGGAAGACTAGACAAAAATATTATACCTAAatgcaagaaaggaaaaatatgcaGAGTGTTTCCATGCATTAGCTATACTTACTTGGACATGCTCAACCGTTTTTAAGCACATGCAAATTAGAGTTAAAGGGAACAGAGAAAAAGTATCTAAGACAGATGTTAGTTTCCCATGCTACATTAAACTAAGTCaggatttttatatataaatttctagTCTAAATATCATTATTAAAAGTAAGACAGCTATGCAATCAGTTTTATGACATTAAACTCTATTTTAAAATTGcacaattatataaatataagtgCAGATTATCTTTTACCAATATGGTCTGAGTAACACTTTTCAGCAGAAAAGAACCATAGACTTCAAATAAGTAactgaatatatatgtaaaatcactcaggccaccctcttctTCTAGTCAATACGTGCTCACACAGGGTCCCTTCCTCTCTAGAACGCTTCCTGTATTGTGCTCTGCAGTTTTGGAAAGCAATAGCATAGGCATGAAATGAGGctggatttttattcttcaattctgAATATCCTTTTCTTCTAGAGCAACAAAGGCACTAATGAAGGCATAGGTCTAGAATATACTCATATACTCAtatgtgtgtacctgtgtgtatatgtgatagggtgtgtgtgtgtgtgtgtgtgtgtgtgtgtatgatatttttaatacaagaagctagaaagatggaaaaaatcGAACACTTTAAGTAGGAAAACCAAGAGACTATACTTAGCTCATCATATGCACCAACACTGTAACCCTAAAACAGAAATACTGTGTGTGTAAACACACACTTACATGAACACAAAGAACCCAGAAATCTCTTCTGAAAGAAAGGGCCTGCTGGCCAGGGCCGCAGCCCTCAGTGTGCACAGCAGACGGGGAGTCGAGGCTGGTGAGTCGTGCTCCTGCGGCCACAGCTGTGCACCTGCACAGTGCTCTCCCACGCCCTTTCTGCCTTTTTCTAATTCACACAGAGGTGAAGAAGTCTGCTTGCTAAATCTGTCTCAGGGGAGTGCTTCTTTATCATTTGAACAAAGGCATGCCAAAGGGCTAACACTGGCCCTTAGCCCAGAAATCTAccaaaacatttgcaaaccaaCTTTGgaggtcaaagaaaaaaagatgacatcCACACAATGATACTTTTAATAAGATAAATattctagtcttttttctttctcctcctcctagaTACATAACCTTTGAAGGCAGTAATGCTGTGGTTCTCAAATACTAGCATGCATTAAGAATCATGTTAAATTATGGAAGGATCATGTTAAAAATGCAGGCTCCTGGACCCCCCACCCTAGAAATgatgattcagtaggtctggagcaAGGTCCAGGTAACTGTGATACAGGGAGTCTCCACAAATTCCAGCTGAAGAGTTAAGTGTGACTTTGATGTCCAGATGACCTAAGCTTCCAGCTTGGTCAATGATTGGCAATGATTTGGGGCCAGCTACAGAACTCCTTTAACCTTActttatttagatataaaaaGGATACACTTTTATATAACTCAGTAGGttgtaaatagtaaataaaattctGTACATAAAGTTATTATGATGATCCCTGATAAACTGTAAACTCTCAAATTCTACTCTGTTCCTGCTTTCTCCCACCCttaattattacatttaaaaatcaggttgtcgggcttccctggtggctcagtggttgagagtccacctgccgatgcaggggacacgggttcgtgcccaggtctgggaagatcccacatgccgctgagtggctgggcccgtgagccatggccgctgagcctgcgcgtccggggcctgtgctccacaatgggagaggccacaacagtgagaggcccgtatcgaaaaaaaaaaaaaaaaaaaaaaaaaaaatcatgttgtcAAGACAGAATCTCATAAGATGATTTACACGAGAGACGTAGATGCCTGAAATAGCAGTTGTTTTCTGAGCAGATCTGGGGAAAGTTTTAATACGGGGGTAAAAGAGCAGGAGAAACTTGGAGGCCCCACCCAAAAGAACCAAAAAGctattgaaaaaaatagaaaattatatgtaagttaaatttaaaatttttttctgttgcaaAACCTTGTCGGCAGTACTCCCAGGATGCCTATGACAGAATCTGGTTTTGGTCATTAAATGAactattttacttatattttcctGAATTTTCAAATTGTTGCTTAGTCTAATATTTATGGCTATTATAGTACATAGAGTATTCAAATTGGTTTGTCACATTTTTCAGTATGAAAAGCAGCctcacagaaaataataatacttggtaaaaattttataaagaagGTTTTGAATGTAATAATATCCTCTACAGTCAATTTGATTTATACCCATGGAAAAAATTACCATACAGCTACAGTTTTGTAGGGAGATAATCAATGACCACCTTGAAAAAGGGTCCCAGAGACACAGATGCTACAGCCTCTGAGATGAATCAGGGCCCAGCATAtgattctattaataattttataaagacAAAAGATAATACATGGTCTCCTGGTAAGCACAGATAGTTGGTTCTCCTTTgcccttttcttttaattcttccaaGAGAAGAAAAGTGAAGACCGGTGATTAAGAAGACATAGCAACTAAACTAGCCATTCTTATTTCTTTGCTTCGACTAGAAAGCTGTAAAACACTCAAT is part of the Mesoplodon densirostris isolate mMesDen1 chromosome 5, mMesDen1 primary haplotype, whole genome shotgun sequence genome and encodes:
- the GOLIM4 gene encoding Golgi integral membrane protein 4 isoform X2; the protein is MGNGMCSRKQKRIFQTLLLLTVVFGFLYGAMLYYELQTQLRKAEAVALKYQQHQESLSAQLQVVYEHRSRLEKSLQKERLEHKKAKEDFLVYKLEAQETLNKGRQDSNSRYSALNVQHQMLKSQHEELKKQHSDLEEEHRRQGEDFSRTFNDHKQRYLQLQQEKEQELSKLKESVYNLREENRQLRRAHQDMHTQLQDVKQQHKNLLSEHEQLVVTLEDHKSALAAAQTQVAEYKQLKDTLNRIPSFRKPEQTEQQNVTQVAHSPQGDSATRDRLPGEPREVSRDSEVWQNHEAVPGRTEETEPYPPTQKEAGFQAPAELTRREAGRREPEGRPAEEEHRRALEEEAMEQVGQAEHLAEEHDPSPEEQRRREWPERRERKEARLLEAQAHAGVYPSGKPVAKFQLPYEEQQRLAARRVEEVQRLKERHEAPPQQRLQGPLLHQHQPQLLARETAQQRQAGLAEGRPQRLEQTRQQARYDAVDNDIVQGAEDQGIQEEEGAYERDNQHQDEAEEDPENGHELQEQGPHEADPESEADRAAVEDINPADDPNNQGEDEFEEAGQVREENLPDENEEQKQSHQKQGNAEVEEHLVMAGNPDQQEDNVDDQYQEEGEEEVQEDLTEEKKRELEHNAEETYGENDENADEKNNDGEEQEVRDDNHPKGREEHYEEEEEEEEDGAAAAEKSRQRAEM
- the GOLIM4 gene encoding Golgi integral membrane protein 4 isoform X1 — translated: MGNGMCSRKQKRIFQTLLLLTVVFGFLYGAMLYYELQTQLRKAEAVALKYQQHQESLSAQLQVVYEHRSRLEKSLQKERLEHKKAKEDFLVYKLEAQETLNKGRQDSNSRYSALNVQHQMLKSQHEELKKQHSDLEEEHRRQGEDFSRTFNDHKQRYLQLQQEKEQELSKLKESVYNLREENRQLRRAHQDMHTQLQDVKQQHKNLLSEHEQLVVTLEDHKSALAAAQTQVAEYKQLKDTLNRIPSFRKPEQTEQQNVTQVAHSPQGDSATRDRLPGEPREVSRDSEVWQNHEAVPGRTEETEPYPPTQKEAGFQAPAELTRREAGRREPEGRPAEEEHRRALEEEAMEQVGQAEHLAEEHDPSPEEQRRREWPERRERKEARLLEAQAHAGVYPSGKPVAKFQLPYEEQQRLAARRVEEVQRLKERHEAPPQQRLQGPLLHQHQPQLLARETAQQRQAGLAEGRPQRLEQTRQQARYDAVDNDIVQGAEDQGIQEEEGGAYERDNQHQDEAEEDPENGHELQEQGPHEADPESEADRAAVEDINPADDPNNQGEDEFEEAGQVREENLPDENEEQKQSHQKQGNAEVEEHLVMAGNPDQQEDNVDDQYQEEGEEEVQEDLTEEKKRELEHNAEETYGENDENADEKNNDGEEQEVRDDNHPKGREEHYEEEEEEEEDGAAAAEKSRQRAEM